TATGCCGTTTAAGGAACATTAGTGGCCATACACTCACAAACTGACAAATTCACAGCTTTTGGTGTGACATGAAACCCTCAGAATGAAGCTGACGCATTCCCAGTCTGGCCATACTGAGACGtgcactctcaaacacacacacactcgtaatAACTAAGAGAAGTTAAACCACTCTGGTGTGGGTGGAAATATGACTGAGACAACTGAACCATGTATAGTTCTATTAAAGGTTATTTTAGTGCACAGACTCAAACAGCTGGTAATGCTGAGATTAaggcaacaaacacacacaaatcattGATTTGCACACACAGtgcgtttgtgtgtatgtgtgcaatttatctattttcaaacatttcaaaatatcaagaGAACTGTAGGAGGAGAGACACTTTAACATCTGCTGCCTGTGTAAATATGTCAAACCTTTTATGGCCAATTTATGGTTGAAGCTGTCTGCACTCAAATATTTCCTGCTTTAAAACTGCTAGAATTAAAATGAAAGGGCTTAAGAAATTAGAAATAGAAGCACACAGTATTAATCTACATTTGCTCTCTGGAGATGATGTTTTTGGACAGATTGTTTGGACCTTTTGACCTCTTACCTCTTCGAGACTCTGTACTGGGCAGTGGTGAGTTTTCCCGTAGTGGGATCGTGCACTGTGGCTCGCTTTAGCTATTCCCCATTATTCATAACAAGGAGGACAGAGAAAGGAGACAAAGAGAGAGGAATGACACACAAAAACATGAACAGAGAAAGTGTAGAGAAATGAACGAAGGAAGGAGaaaaggggaagagagagagagaaaaaagacagaaagagacaggTCACTTCAGTGTTATTTTCTGAACTGAAACCAAAAGAACAGGGACAGATCTGTACACCAGTAGTGATGCGAGATATTAACTAAACTTCAAATACTCCAGttcaaagttgttgttttttttccaccaTGAACCTTAAAGTCACAAAATTGCAAATGGGCACAACTAATCACCACATTATATACAACTGATATATGATGCTCCACTTTCAGAGAGCACTACAAGTGAAAATACAGCACTTCAACAAGGGCAACTCCTCAGCATGAAAGCAAAATTTAAACAGTCAGCTTCCACAACTAGTCACAACAAATGACCATCAACATACTTGCATTTGCAATATGATATCACAATACAGTATatcagaaacatttattttattacattaaaataaaatttatgtcAGGGTAACAGGATCAACAACTTGCATTTCAACTGCTTGCTGCATTTTACATTGTTTCTGCCAAGGAGTTTCAGATTCTAAACAAGGACGCATTCTACACTAGTATGCCTTACCTCCTATTAATCATGTAGGGGGCAGTCTCAAGCACGCCCGTGATTGGATTGGATATAGTTGCCCAGGGCCAAGGAACCAGACAAGGGTTCCACGCTGCTCTATTTGTCCCTCACAGGCTCCTGTACAACCCTCGttaatatttacataatttatgtAGGAACACCACCTTCATGTGCAATCAGAATTATCcaacttcccacttctgaagtcgtCGTTACGAGCACGTCAccttcaagtgctttgttgtcggaaacaTGGTGgatgccaggttcattcatgCATACATTTGAGGAACTCATATTTTAACACTGTAATACATGCTAGCCAACTAGATTACGATAATCAAGCGTAAcgtcagttcaggcaggtcaTGTTAGTCAGCTTGCAATCAGCTGGCGCTCAGCTGATTATGacgtctaccaatacaattcaagACTTCAATCAAAGTGGTCCTTTATAAGTCCTCCCTTCATCATTtggatgcaagctgcacttaacaccctcctccatccccagcttCACCTCTCAAGACAGCTTTGCCTTTTAGTTCTCTAAAGCTGTCTTGTTGTTCTGTGCTCTCAGACTACAATCGATTGCCAGTTTGGAAATCCTATTTTCCATGTGTATTGCACCTTGTTCTTGATTTACCAACTGATTTACAGTATTTGCAGTTCTATTAAGTGTTCATTTAATCTATTATACAAATGAACAATTGTACCATGTTGTACTGTCAGAAACGTTGTGTATAATGTTGTAataattctgctggatctgttctgttctgttaccCCTGGGGAGGTTTTATTTGCTGCTCTCCCTGCTCCATcatgcatggctgcatggatgggcagggagtttgcccagaacagaaccataccgccaacaccaacagattgcttaAATTCTATAAAATCAATAAAGCATTCAAGTTAGTATTAATTTGATGGAAGTCCTGACTGAAATTGAATTTGTCAAATGCATGCTATTTTcactgtgtaaaaatgtacaataatcaAACAGTTACTTATATCTAAATGTACATGACTGAAACGGCAAGCAATAACATTGCAGCTATATTTAGAAAAATTACTTAAACCATCACTCACTTTTGAAACtgttctctcctccaccatgttgaatgtttacatctgCTCCAACTCGAAAACTCAGGTATCAAAATAATCTGAGTTTCCCagttgtaattatgacttgagTGGGTGTTCATGTGCAACACCCAAGAaggaaactcatatttacgatatttccgatagcacatgaaggcagaatTAAGAGCTGTTCAGCTGTTTTGTCAATTTGTAGGTGTACCCAGAAGTCTAATTccccatgggttccctctggatttttataatgacagttttggatttatgaataAATACAATTCTGTGGTacacattacttgaagatacttggacgGTTTGTTCTACAACAGAAAttgcacacagtcatacctcaattgtgaattttgaagccactgtgttttcaaaaaatgtatgttgctaacaagttgctaaataaggaatACAACTACCACAAGCATATGAGTGAATATGCCTGATGAAACAGAAAaccgttgtagtccttatttagcaacttgttagcaacaacCTTTTAAAACACAATGGCTTCAAAATTTGAAGCGGCTTCACGTttggggtatgactgtgtgtaatttatgttgtagggCAAAACATCAAATTATCTTCAAGAaatatttaccacagaccttattttactcatattcaaaactgccattataaaaacctataggaaaatccagagggaacccatggctggaaaatgttaattctcttccaggtttttggactatAACCTGAACAGCTCCATTTGAGGAACTTTTAATTACAGAATGGAACTAAAAGACTTCTAAATTCCCTTTAGCAGTAGAACACAGAATACAACTAATGTGTATCATTCTACTAGCCTACCATTGATAAAACTTGATGCCAACAGACAAGCCTAATTATTCACTAATAATAAGTTCTGAGTGAAGAAGAATCTATCGTTTAGATTTGTATTATTCGTAATTGAAATCCGGTAATATCAGCAAATATCAGGTGCAATATTCTGTAAACTCTGTATAGTACACCATACTGATGCAAAACATTATTGTACACTGTGGTGGTAAGCAAGTAACAGGATGCTACCATGCGTGTTACTAAATTAAACTATAATGTATAAATCATCATTAACTTGACTTCACACATAGCCAATTACAGCACATTTTCAGAAAGCATAACTCACTCTGGGTTTTGCCATCTCCTTCACGGTCATGATTTCACTGTCAGAGATGATGTCATGATAACGAACAATGTGTGGGCGGTCCCACTCGTCTTCCTGTTTCACTGGAGCTATTAGCAAGCGTGGATTACGGCCGTTGTCAAAATAACGGCAGAACAGACGGCTCTCTCTGCGGGGTGTCTGCAGGACAAAAGAGGATGAGACAGTGAGAGAATTTCAAAGGAAACAATAAAAAGGTACAGATAAAGTGAATCTTTCTGCCCACCAGTTTCACCCCCTCTCCTCTGCACAGCATTTCATACTTCTTCCTCTCTGGCAGAGGGTCTTTGGAGCGTTTATTCTGAGCATCCCGTTTGTCTAAcactttcttttctgtttttttacccTCCTTCTCGGCCTCTGTCTTTCTCTGCTTCTCCAACTGGAACTCAAAGTACTTTAGGTTCCCATTGGCCCTGTGGTGATTCGGGTCTgtgattcacacacacaaaagacattTATCACTTTAATCAaggtattataataattaatcttAGTGTCATCATTTAATTCATTTCTCTGTCTTGTAAGTTAATTGGTTCCACCTTTGTCCATTCTGGGCCCTTGTCAATTCATTCATTATTATAATCCAACATtctctgtctgtatgtctttCATTCAGTCTACTATGTTGACAATGGTTCACAATGCAGAGCTTCCCCAAGTCCACCCACTTCACAAATCTAGATGTGTACATTGCTGTAAATGGGTATGACAACTACTTTCAAACTCAACCATAAAAATAACTTATTGCTTTCTTCAATCTTACCCAGCTTCAGCATCCGCTTGGTCAGCTCGAGAGCCTGCTCTAGCTCTCCCTGCTGGTAGATGGCGTAACTGAGGTAGTCCATGACTGTGACCTTGTCGATGGTGGATTCCTCGCCCTCATCTAGCTGTGTGAGAGCCTGAGCCATCCAGAGTTCTGTGTGATAATAATCTGCCTCAGAGTACGCGATCTTCCCCAGCTCGTAGCAGTCTTCCACAGTCATTCGGCTCTTGTGAACAACACCTGAGGTCAGGCCAGTGAGAAGACACAAATGccacaaatcacacacacacacacacacacacacacacactttataatTAAATGTAGCTAATCTATTCAgctgagaattatttttttattttgtagggttaatacaggtaaagtgggacattTTCTTATCATTTGATCCTAATGGCTCTGTTTTTGTCATTCCATACTAGTTTTGGCAGACActtatctaaagcaacttacagtgtattcaaggtttacattttatcagttcgaatcaaacccatgaccatggcattgctagtgccacgGTATACCAGCTGAGCTACAGCAACACAGTCAGACATTATCACTCTCTCAGCCATGGGAATATTTGAAAGAATCTCCAACAATTTCCAAAGAACTACAGATAGTTTTAAGGAATAGCTCAGGAGACGCAGCATGATGCTTTTCAAAGAGTTCCTTCAGAGTGTGGTAACACATTGTACTTGATTAAGAACTGCAAGCAGGACTGGAAtgtatgaacacacacatactgtacaaagtCACTCACCAGGCAGGTCTCCATTAGAGATTGTGTTGGCTGACAGCTGGTATGTGTCCTGTAATCTAAGCAAAGCTTTGGCTGCTCCTGTCTGGTCCTCGTCTGTTGGGAAAAACTGTCTCTGAACAGTCAGATTAGAGATAAACCCTAAAAAATGAGAGCAAATagggaagagaaaaagagaggtgaTCTAGACCTTATGTATTACACCACATACAAAAAGCTGcacaaatcacataaattacATATTTTGGACTAAAAACAGCTAATTTTGCCATAAAGCTACAAGTTTGCAGCACTGACACCAGAATCTATTTAATGCTCAGAGCAATGCTGAAGACTATAAGCTGATATTTATAGATTTTCTGATAtagaggaatattccaggttctaaACATGTTAAGCTCATGGAAAATAATTGTacttgtccctcagtttgtaaaataaataataaaaatgacgtgtttacagtaatgcacttggAATGGAAGTTTACGAGAGTTTAAAAGCAAAAGTGCGCTGCTTGAtttttttgttaaaggaatattccgggtttagtacaagttaagttcaatcaacagcatttgtggcataatattgattaccacaaaaatgtatttagactctaaaaaaaaaaaaaaaaaagctaaaatcgaggttacagtgaggcactaacaatggaagtgaatgtggccaatttttaaatgttaaaatactcactgtttcaaaagtatagccacaaaacaaagGATATGcttgtaaacattattttagtgtgaatatttaaattgcttactaaccttttctgtataaagttatgaccaattttacaacttcattaccatgaagatgtaatgtcaaaaaccctaaaagtactgtaaaaatggcaatttaaataactttacagctcaaataataccaaagttttaacagaagaatccatgtaagtgcttttataaaattatatgcttcacatttctgtctttaaaccctccaaaatttggccacattcacttccattgtaaatgcctcactgtaatctcgattttatacttttttttttttttttttttataaagaaaaggagggacaagtctaaataaatttttgtggtaatcaacattatgccacaaatacttccgattgagcttaacttgtattgaacctggaacattcctttaagccaatgtattaattcttctgtacaaaaatgtgtgttatttgaactgcaaagttgtctaaatcatccTTTTTGCTTTGGAACTACTGTTCTAGGCAGATGAACTACTGGTTACTGAGGTAATTCCTGTGAGTTGATGTTTCTCTATGTAAACGGTCTCTTTGGTATCCTTGAAACACTCCagtatttgcaaatatatattgAGAAATACTCAAATGTGATTCTTTGACAATTAGTTACCATGTATAGGAAACTTCATGTTAATAGTACAATTAAATCACTTACAATTGGTAGTGTCTTTCAACACAAGGCTCTCCAGGTCAGCCCATTCACTGTTGAGTCTCTTCATCAGCTTGAAGGCATTGACAGGGTGTCCCAGGAATCCCTCAGGGTCCTGGGTGGCTGTGTTCGTCAGCGAATCCAGCTTGTCTGCCCACCTAATGCAGACAAAGATCACAAAACAGCAGAGTTAAACTACCAGAATTTTCACCTGCCAATTATGAGCCAGCAAAAGACGACAAATTATTTCGCTTCCTGGGCGCAGGTTTACACAGTGGAGCATATCTAGGCCAGGCAGAAGAAAATATTGCAAGGATGTATATGTTCTTAAacttgtgtgtatgtgcatttacTCACTCTTTGACCTGCTCTATTCTGTTCTCCTCTTGTTTGATGTATTCTTTCAGTGATGTCACCAGGTCCTTTTCTGTGTACAGTAGGTCTGTCATCTGACCTAAAAATTAAGTCAAACATCAAATCTGGAATCAAAAATGGAACATCTCACACTCTTAGTAAATAAAGGTGGGAGAAAGATTAAACATTACACAAAGtgaatctataaaacaaatttgATCAGTCcttcatttaataattttctcTGGACTTTGGGCAAACATATATCCCATCTGAATCATATGCATCACATTCCATTGCAATGCACTGTTTTATAGGCCATGCACtcttcagtaatatttaaaagtacacTGGTCATGTTCCTGATTATTCAGGAGGGATTTGGATAGTCACACATGCATCCTGCATGTTTTGAATGTCAGGAAAGGTGAATCACCAAATAAGGAATGGCTACAgcacagaaaaataagaaaacaataGAAGATCATCTGTATCTCATACCAATCGAGGTGAAGAAGTCATTGTGGGCATTCAGGATGTTGAAGAGGAAACTCAACAGGAACCAACACAGCACCATcctgagagaaagacagagtgtCATATGTGAGACCTACAAACCCATTTAAGCTGTATaacccttaaacacatacctcggggctcaggtctttagtgacccgggacctcatttcacctcctggggggcggggggggggggggggtttgcaaTGTGTGTCTTCTGCAGATCATATCCCCTTCGGCATAACGTTTTTGATATACTGTTTTGCTGCCCCCTTCCTCTTATCGTGGACCATTCAACATATCGTGGTCTACTTTGGCATATCGTGGCCACGTGGAAAAAGTCCCGGTTTTCCCGATGGCCAGTGCAACCTCTGATTATCAGAGCATCTGATAAGCATGTACagatacatattatacatgtaatTTGTTACACAAGGTGGCATTGTGGTTGCAGTGATTGAGTTGATTTACatctgacattgctatttgatgaataaacatgaaagtaaactatagcaagtataaCAAATGTGTATCTATTTTGACTCAATTAGtgtctgagaaaatacttatgtagCTTATTgcatgaaagtaatgaatcctgttccagatttgttgcattttctcttttatatatcaaaaataaaacaaatattttattctaCTTGTCtattctaattgtcttgaaaatattttccttttttacactatctggacattttgtagatccatttgtgatagatatacgtgctgGGTCTCTCAAGACCTggatatgtaagagtgtttggtgaaattcccatgcatttaaggcttaaaaatattaaaatacagtgaAAATTAGGTTTTGGTTAGTCCCTCTGCACACCCATGTGGGTAAGCGTCGCTGTTTGGATGCAGAGTGTTCACTGCCGGCTCTGAATTTCGGAACAAATGTGACACAGAATGGACAGAACCCCAAAGAGCATCATGCCAGCCCTGTGGGAAAATCTCTTCTGTGAGTTTGTGCATAAGTATCAGCATGTTTAAACAAGAGGTCATGCTTGCTTGGTGAAAAGGGCAACTCTGGCCACCCACAGGAATTCTTGGGGCAAAGGCAAAGACTCACTAGGCAAAAACAAGCCCAACAAACAGAGAGATCCACAATCTCTTTGTGAATCTTTTGGTGCGTCTCTAGTTGATGTTACTGACTTGCCAGATCTGTGCAGACAATGCAGCCTTAACCTTTAGGAAGCAGATTCAAATGTCCACAGAATCTCTACAAACCAATTCCTTGGAttttggagtgtgtgtgtgtgtacaaattaTACAATATGAATTACTCTATTGAGATTTCTTGCTCTTAAAtacaagagtaaaaaaaaaaaaaaaaaaaagagcaaaaacacGTGAGCACATGCCTACAGACAGGTGTGTGAATGGCACTCTGGAAAAAATGCCTAATGATTTGAGAGATGAGGCCAGTgttgttacacacacacaaacattagtGCTTCACATCAATGGTTTACACAGTTTTGTCTAAATGCAGTTGTGCTGCACAAACATCATCATAAGGTGTTGCCATGTGAAGGTGCATCTGACGCCCAAGATAAGCAAAACAGCAATGCTCTACTTTGCTTCTATGTATGATCTGCAGACAGAATCGACCTGTGCCAGCATGCAAGCTATACAAATGCTTCTTTCGTGATTAGATGTCAATGCCATCAGTATATCCCAGAATAAGATAATTGGTATGTCAGTCACTCAcatacatgtataataaatattaaaaagaaaaacctcACAGAAACACTGCAGACAAAAATACAAGGTCATAACAGATGCAAGCAAATATGTGAATTGCATGTCTCAAATTGGAGCATTGGCCTAATAGAGATATACAATTACTTTGTGTATATTGCCTTTTGATATTTATCTTAATTTATGTATGTTGTTCCAcactatttttgttttgcattattcTCTTTGTGTGCAGCTCAGCTCGCATTGCTTTGGCAATATGAATGAACTAACCTAACTTGTCAAACCAATAAAGCTCCTTAAACTGAAAAACAGAAATACAGAAAAGTCTGGACCCTTACACAATTTTGGTAACTTTTCGCCAAAACATCAAGGTTACTACAGTTAGTAATGATAGAAACAGTTAAAACtaataatgacaaaataataataataataataataataataataataataaaatataggagtaaaaataaataaacaaaatagctTCTTTAAGTGTCTTATTATATCATAATGTTTAtggtttttaaaagtataaataataACTGTAGTGGCTATGGAGGAAAATATGGTTATTTCTAGAGTTTAGGCGTAAACTATTTTGAAAGTGGCGTTCGTGAGCTCGTGAGTGTCCAGTATGGAAGCCGCGCGCATAGATTTCATTGGGTCCAGCGCAGCGGAACTGCCACGTCCTCCTCTCTCCTCCTCTCTGGCCACGCGAGTTGCAGATTAGTTACCTGAGCAGTCCATACTGTCCACTTAGTTAGCAGATAACAGATGCCAaaggaagaagagagagagagagagagagaaagccggAAAGTAGGACAAGTGGGAcattttaagaattttaagatACAGGAGTGTACCAGCCTAAGAGGCGCGCGCTGCGTTGTGGTGTTTGTTTACCACATAAAAACACTATCACTGCAAAATTATTACAGCACTGCAAATAATTTAACACTCAAAATGCCCTTGTGCAGATCGGTTTTAGAGAGCACACATTTatcattgtaaaaaataaataaataaacgaaaTCAATATCAACtttgagagacagctctgcacaGGTCATGCTTCTACCCACGTTGTTTCAATCATAGGAAATTCCTGCCAGCAACTTAAACTCTGCAAACTTATGGATCCAGGGTTTTTAAAGCCAATTGTGTTCACTTGTATAGCTGGTATAGTGCGCACAATAACCCTATTGCAACGCCAAAGACTTGAACACAACTAAACACGTGATTAAACAAATCAAACTTAACATGTTACAGTATGGAAAGcaaataccatttctctgtaaagcTCTTACCTGTATACTCTCAAGCTGTCACCATGCACAAAGAAACAGCAAGTCAATCCAGATGTTCCTCTCCTTGTGTTGATGAGCAACTGTTTGTGGATGGGAGACTTTATGCTTGTGGTCTGCAGCTGGGCTTTATCTGAGGGCTTGCACCGGCTGCCTTCCCTTCGCCATCTGGCGGCGAGAATTCCGCTGTGCTACGTGCAGAGTCTCACACACCCTGTGGCTCAAATAGCTCCCTAGCTCcttatgtcgtgaatcagt
This Myxocyprinus asiaticus isolate MX2 ecotype Aquarium Trade chromosome 20, UBuf_Myxa_2, whole genome shotgun sequence DNA region includes the following protein-coding sequences:
- the LOC127411389 gene encoding prolyl 4-hydroxylase subunit alpha-1-like isoform X2, giving the protein MVLCWFLLSFLFNILNAHNDFFTSIGQMTDLLYTEKDLVTSLKEYIKQEENRIEQVKEWADKLDSLTNTATQDPEGFLGHPVNAFKLMKRLNSEWADLESLVLKDTTNWFISNLTVQRQFFPTDEDQTGAAKALLRLQDTYQLSANTISNGDLPGLTSGVVHKSRMTVEDCYELGKIAYSEADYYHTELWMAQALTQLDEGEESTIDKVTVMDYLSYAIYQQGELEQALELTKRMLKLDPNHHRANGNLKYFEFQLEKQRKTEAEKEGKKTEKKVLDKRDAQNKRSKDPLPERKKYEMLCRGEGVKLTPRRESRLFCRYFDNGRNPRLLIAPVKQEDEWDRPHIVRYHDIISDSEIMTVKEMAKPRLKRATVHDPTTGKLTTAQYRVSKSAWLSAYEHSTIEKINQRIEDITGLEVDTAEELQVANYGVGGQYEPHFDFGRKDEPDAFKELGTGNRIATWLFYMSDVSAGGATVFPGVGAAVWPKKGTAVFWYNLFASGEGDYSTRHAACPVLVGNKWVSNKWIHERGQEFRRPCGLTEIE
- the LOC127411389 gene encoding prolyl 4-hydroxylase subunit alpha-1-like isoform X1, producing MTLCLSLRMVLCWFLLSFLFNILNAHNDFFTSIGQMTDLLYTEKDLVTSLKEYIKQEENRIEQVKEWADKLDSLTNTATQDPEGFLGHPVNAFKLMKRLNSEWADLESLVLKDTTNWFISNLTVQRQFFPTDEDQTGAAKALLRLQDTYQLSANTISNGDLPGVVHKSRMTVEDCYELGKIAYSEADYYHTELWMAQALTQLDEGEESTIDKVTVMDYLSYAIYQQGELEQALELTKRMLKLDPNHHRANGNLKYFEFQLEKQRKTEAEKEGKKTEKKVLDKRDAQNKRSKDPLPERKKYEMLCRGEGVKLTPRRESRLFCRYFDNGRNPRLLIAPVKQEDEWDRPHIVRYHDIISDSEIMTVKEMAKPRLKRATVHDPTTGKLTTAQYRVSKSAWLSAYEHSTIEKINQRIEDITGLEVDTAEELQVANYGVGGQYEPHFDFGRKDEPDAFKELGTGNRIATWLFYMSDVSAGGATVFPGVGAAVWPKKGTAVFWYNLFASGEGDYSTRHAACPVLVGNKWVSNKWIHERGQEFRRPCGLTEIE